The Deltaproteobacteria bacterium genome includes the window GGGCTCACCCAGGTCGACTTGAGTCTGCGCTCCCAGCTCAGCCTGTCGACCATCCGGCTCGCTGAACGCGGAGTTGCCACCGACCGCACACTTGAGGCCATCGCCGGAGTTCTGGGTGTGTCGGCCCGCAAGATCGCGGGGCCGCGCGAGGCGGGCCATGTCCGCTGACGCCCGCCGCATCATCGGCATCGACGAGGTGTGCCGCCTCACCGGCGACAGCAAGTCCACCATCAACCGCCGCGTGAAGGACGGCAGCTTCCCGCCTCCGCGCGGGCGTGGCCGCGTCCGCAAGTGGTGGCTCCACGAAGTCGAGGCGTGGATGGCCGAGGAGATGGCCACCGAGTTCAAGCCGCTGGCGGTCCCTGTGCCGACGTCCGCACAGCCGGCGCCGGAGCCACCTACCACCTGAAAACGAAGCCCCCGACGCGCGGCAACGCGTCGAGGGCGGAGGGGAACAACGTGCTGACGACAGAATACACCAAACCAGCCGCGGAGACGCTCAAGGCGCTCCGGGCCCGCCTCAAGAAGCTCGAGAAGCTGCAGGCGCAAGACGCCCGCGACCTCGGGAGCACCGTACTGGGCGAAGGCCTCAGCCCCCG containing:
- a CDS encoding helix-turn-helix domain-containing protein → MKSHPHPIRLERERLGLTQVDLSLRSQLSLSTIRLAERGVATDRTLEAIAGVLGVSARKIAGPREAGHVR
- a CDS encoding AlpA family phage regulatory protein is translated as MSADARRIIGIDEVCRLTGDSKSTINRRVKDGSFPPPRGRGRVRKWWLHEVEAWMAEEMATEFKPLAVPVPTSAQPAPEPPTT